The proteins below come from a single Aegilops tauschii subsp. strangulata cultivar AL8/78 chromosome 6, Aet v6.0, whole genome shotgun sequence genomic window:
- the LOC109750447 gene encoding auxin response factor 8, whose product MNGTRNKPFVVRVAAGTAPLVRCSPPLLPPIPTHRATSPSPLPENPPPRSGVGARPMITFADLTEPAPGAERRVDRQLWLACAGGMCTVPPVGCTVYYFPQGHAEHALGLDAGADLSAARVPALVPCRVAAVRYVTDTDTDEVFARIRLAPLGATDADGDIQDDVAAVADDEQEKPASFAKTLTQSDANNGGGFSVPRYCAETIFPRLDYAADPPVQTVIAKDVHGTAWKFRHIYRGTPRRHLLTTGWSAFVNQKKLVAGDSIVFLRGDGGDLHVGIRRAKRGFCGAEEGSLSLTGWGRYSGPMRGNASPCTRGKVRAEDVVEAARLAGSGQPFEVVYFPRASTPEFCVRAAAVRAAMRVQWCPGMRFKMAFETEDSSRISWFMGTVAGVQVAHPTRWPQSPWRLLQVTWDEPDLLQNVKRVSPWLVEIVSSMPAMHLASFSPPRKKSRMPAYPEFPFEGQLLNPSFPQNPLVHGHQHHYHHTDSYHPSFPPFPDCSAPSGIQGARHSQFGPFLSDHHLTHLQSRLMYPGLRCHDHVSPATTPFPPRISTDLTIGSSPARNGVSTTLPASAKRPNDAKPPGLVLFGQTILTAQQMSRGDSAGVVSSPAAAGNSTLNWNTDKAGNASQGSGSTVVQNSGSTDNTSPERPRLFGDNSHVSELGLKPGQCKVFLESDTVGRNLDCSAMSSFEELYDRLSETFCIEGAELRSRVLYRSAAGEVKHAGDEPFSEFIKSARRLTIVTDAGSNNTGS is encoded by the exons ATGAATGGGACTCGTAATAAGCCGTTCGTTGTGAGAGTTGCAGCAGGAACGGCACCACTCGTTCGTTGCTCGCCTCCGCTTCTGCCTCCGATTCCCACCCATCGCGCCACCAGTCCATCACCACTCCCAGAAAACCCTCCACCTCGCTCGGGCGTTGGTGCTCGCCCGATGATCACGTTCGCGGACCTGACGGAGCCGGCGCCGGGCGCCGAGCGGCGCGTTGACCGGCAGCTGTGGCTGGCGTGCGCGGGCGGCATGTGCACCGTGCCGCCGGTGGGCTGCACCGTCTACTACTTCCCGCAGGGCCACGCCGAGCACGCGCTTGGCCTCGACGCCGGGGCCGATCTCTCCGCGGCGCGCGTCCCAGCGCTCGTGCCCTGCCGCGTCGCCGCCGTGCGGTACGTGACCGACACGGACACCGACGAGGTCTTCGCCAGGATCCGCCTCGCCCCACTTGGCGCCACGGACGCGGATGGTGATATCCAGGACGATGTCGCGGcggtggctgatgacgagcaggAGAAGCCGGCGTCGTTCGCCAAGACTCTGACGCAGTCCGACGCCAACAACGGCGGGGGTTTCTCGGTGCCGAGGTACTGCGCCGAGACCATCTTCCCGCGGCTGGACTACGCCGCCGACCCGCCTGTGCAGACCGTCATCGCCAAGGACGTACACGGGACTGCGTGGAAGTTCCGCCACATCTACCGGGGCACCCCGCGCCGGCACCTGCTCACCACGGGCTGGAGCGCGTTCGTGAACCAGAAGAAGCTCGTGGCCGGCGACTCCATCGTGTTCCTGCGCGGCGACGGCGGGGACCTCCACGTGGGCATCCGGCGCGCCAAGCGCGGGTTCTGCGGTGCCGAGGAGGGATCCTTGTCTTTGACCGGCTGGGGCCGCTATTCGGGTCCGATGCGAGGCAATGCGAGCCCGTGCACCCGGGGCAAGGTGCGCGCCGAGGACGTGGTCGAGGCGGCGAGGCTGGCGGGCAGTGGACAGCCGTTCGAGGTCGTGTACTTCCCACGCGCCAGCACACCGGAGTTCTGCGTGCGCGCCGCTGCAGTGCGAGCGGCGATGCGGGTTCAGTGGTGCCCCGGGATGCGGTTCAAGATGGCATTCGAGACCGAGGATTCGTCCCGCATCAGCTGGTTCATGGGCACCGTCGCCGGCGTCCAGGTCGCCCACCCCACCCGTTGGCCGCAGTCGCCGTGGAGGCTTCTTCAG GTGACGTGGGACGAGCCGGACCTCCTCCAGAATGTGAAGCGGGTCAGCCCGTGGCTGGTCGAGATCGTGTCGAGCATGCCGGCTATGCACCTCGCCTCCTTCTCGCCGCCGCGCAAGAAGTCCCGTATGCCGGCTTACCCGGAGTTCCCCTTCGAGGGTCAGCTCCTAAACCCGTCGTTCCCCCAAAACCCACTGGTGCACGGCCATCAGCACCATTATCACCACACCGACAGCTACCATCCGTCCTTCCCCCCCTTCCCGGATTGTAGTGCTCCTTCAGGCATACAGGGAGCCAGGCATTCGCAATTTGGTCCATTTTTATCGGATCACCACCTTACCCACCTGCAGTCAAGACTCATGTATCCGGGGCTCCGTTGCCACGATCATGTCAGTCCTGCAACGACCCCATTCCCACCAAGAATCAGCACTGACCTGACCATCGGGAGCTCACCGGCGCGCAACGGCGTCTCAACCACTCTGCCTGCCAGCGCGAAGAGGCCCAACGACGCCAAGCCGCCGGGGCTGGTGCTCTTCGGGCAGACAATACTAACGGCGCAGCAGATGAGCCGTGGCGACTCGGCAGGCGTCGTGAGCTCCCCCGCGGCCGCCGGGAACAGCACGCTCAACTGGAACACCGACAAAGCCGGCAATGCATCGCAGGGCTCGGGCTCAACTGTCGTTCAGAACAGTGGCTCGACCGACAACACATCGCCGGAGAGACCACGGCTGTTCGGAGACAATAGCCACGTCTCCGAGCTCGGTTTGAAGCCCGGGCAATGCAAGGTGTTCTTGGAGTCAGATACCGTCGGCCGGAATCTCGATTGCTCGGCGATGAGCTCGTTCGAGGAGCTCTATGACCGCCTGTCCGAGACgttctgcatcgagggtgcggaACTGAGGAGCCGTGTGCTCTACCGTAGCGCCGCCGGTGAAGTGAAGCACGCCGGTGACGAGCCTTTCAG CGAGTTTATCAAGTCGGCACGGAGGCTTACCATAGTAACAGATGCTGGGAGCAACAACACAGGGAGCTAG